In the Arachis hypogaea cultivar Tifrunner chromosome 20, arahy.Tifrunner.gnm2.J5K5, whole genome shotgun sequence genome, ataatttaattaataaattaaattaaattatatatatatatatataataattaattataaaaattaatttttgatatataaataacatttttgatCTATATATTTTGTGTTTCAAAAACCAAATTGAAACACAACCTTGATTACCAAATCGAAATTCAATACCACTAGAGTTTTTGGTTGGCTGCAAGAATGGAAGAGGAGGACCAAGCATTATTTATCCAAGAACCACAACACAGGCCAAGTGTCTCCACCATGGAAGCACAAGGAATTCCAGTCATAGACCTCTCCCCTGTAACATCAAGCAATCCTTCTCTTTCTTCCATTGACGCGCTGGTGAAGGAGATCGGAAGCGCGTGCAAGGAATGGGGATTCTTCCAAGTAACAAACCACGGTGTGCCTCTCTCTCTGAGGCGGAACCTTCTGGAAGCATCCAAGAACTTCTTTTCTCAGAGCTTGCAGGAAAAGAAGAAGGTTAGCAGAGATGAAAGTTCTCCGAGCGGTTACTATGACACTGAGCTCACAAGGAACGTTAGAGATTGGAAAGAAGTGTTTGATTTTCTTGCAAAAGAACCAACTTTCTTCCCTCTTACTGCAGATGAACTTGATGATCGAGTCACGCAGTTGAGTAATAAATCTCCTCAACATCCTTCTCActtcaggtattcattcattcattcttttCCGTTTTTGGATAAGCTTTGTGATTTTTGTTCCCCTCTTTTGAGTCCATTGACTATTTGACTTGATGATTCAGTTTGACCTCCGTTTCTTTaattctgtttttcgtttttctctgaTGTTTCTGGAACGTTTTCATTCTTAATTCGAGTAAATTactatgaaattttaaaattttaataaatttaacaaatgaacgaaattaatttttttattcaggaAAGATAATTTTTGCGTGACAAAGTAACAGAATGTTAATTTTGTTCttgtaaaaatttgttaatttaattttttatgatagaaataataattttttatttttaatgagtATGAAgttaatttcatttattttaagTAAATTTCTCAATATTATGAACTTTAATACGTAgttta is a window encoding:
- the LOC112784045 gene encoding protopine O-dealkylase isoform X3, yielding MEEEDQALFIQEPQHRPSVSTMEAQGIPVIDLSPVTSSNPSLSSIDALVKEIGSACKEWGFFQVTNHGVPLSLRRNLLEASKNFFSQSLQEKKKVSRDESSPSGYYDTELTRNVRDWKEVFDFLAKEPTFFPLTADELDDRVTQLSNKSPQHPSHFRDIIQEYIEEMEKLAFKLMELIAMSLGLQPKRLEEFFMRGQTSLIRLNYYPPCPFPHIALGVGPHKDESALTILAQDEVEGLEVKHKTHQEWVRVKPTPNDYIINVGDIIQKLMVELLSFHAKFGRRSSGGVVANFDVFFFNSSIKKLL
- the LOC112784045 gene encoding codeine O-demethylase isoform X4, with product MEEEDQALFIQEPQHRPSVSTMEAQGIPVIDLSPVTSSNPSLSSIDALVKEIGSACKEWGFFQVTNHGVPLSLRRNLLEASKNFFSQSLQEKKKVSRDESSPSGYYDTELTRNVRDWKEVFDFLAKEPTFFPLTADELDDRVTQLSNKSPQHPSHFRDIIQEYIEEMEKLAFKLMELIAMSLGLQPKRLEEFFMRGQTSLIRLNYYPPCPFPHIALGVGPHKDESALTILAQDEVEGLEVKHKTHQEWVRVKPTPNDYIINVGDIIQLQVRRFYAELQEYRRLCL
- the LOC112784045 gene encoding protopine O-dealkylase isoform X2; this translates as MEEEDQALFIQEPQHRPSVSTMEAQGIPVIDLSPVTSSNPSLSSIDALVKEIGSACKEWGFFQVTNHGVPLSLRRNLLEASKNFFSQSLQEKKKVSRDESSPSGYYDTELTRNVRDWKEVFDFLAKEPTFFPLTADELDDRVTQLSNKSPQHPSHFRDIIQEYIEEMEKLAFKLMELIAMSLGLQPKRLEEFFMRGQTSLIRLNYYPPCPFPHIALGVGPHKDESALTILAQDEVEGLEVKHKTHQEWVRVKPTPNDYIINVGDIIQEKSMVELLSLHAKFGRESFRGGVADSNVFFFRTLIKKFL
- the LOC112784045 gene encoding protopine O-dealkylase isoform X5, producing the protein MEEEDQALFIQEPQHRPSVSTMEAQGIPVIDLSPVTSSNPSLSSIDALVKEIGSACKEWGFFQVTNHGVPLSLRRNLLEASKNFFSQSLQEKKKVSRDESSPSGYYDTELTRNVRDWKEVFDFLAKEPTFFPLTADELDDRVTQLSNKSPQHPSHFRDIIQEYIEEMEKLAFKLMELIAMSLGLQPKRLEEFFMRGQTSLIRLNYYPPCPFPHIALGVGPHKDESALTILAQDEVEGLEVKHKTHQEWVRVKPTPNDYIINVGDIIQVRRFYAELQEYRRLCL